A region of the Microcystis aeruginosa FD4 genome:
TCCGCTTCCAGACCAGAATCGGTAAATGTCACCCGTTCCACTTCTTCGAGGGTGGTGTAACCCTCGCGCACCAGATTTAAACTGTAGGCTAGGAGTGTCACCATGCCCTCATCGACGGCCGCCTCCTTAATGCGATCGGTGGTTGCCCCTTGGTTAATTAACTGCTGTAGTCGTTCACTATTCTGCATTACCTCATAGACACCGACGCGACCTTTATAACCGCTGCCGCTACACTTAACGCAGAGATTGCCCTGTTTTCGTGCCTGTTGAATTTCTTCTATGGTTAGGGTATTAGCCTTATAAAAGGTCACTTCCCGTTCATTGGCGGCGGCAAGACCAAAACGGGCCAATTCCTCTTGGCTGGGGTGATAGGCGAGCCGACACTCGGTACAGACGCGCCGCACGAGACGCTGGGCTAAGACTCCCAAGAGAGAACCAGAAATCATAAACGGTTCAACCCCCATCTCATCGAGACGAGCGATCGCACCTGCGGCATCGTTGGTGTGTAGGGTAGTTAGGACCAAGTGACCGGTTAAGGCGGCCTCGATCGCTGTTTTGGCCGTTTCCTTGTCCCTAGTTTCTCCCACCAGAATCACATCCGGGTCTTGTCGCATGAATGCCCGCAAAATCGAGGCGAAATCCATGCCTTTTTCGCGAATTACCTGCACCTGGGTGATGCCTGGTAGAGAATATTCGATCGGGTCTTCGGCGGTACTAATATTGACCCCAGGGTGATTTCTTTCGGCTAACACCGAGTATAAAGTGGTGGATTTCCCCGAACCGGTGGGGCCTGTAACCAGCAACAGACCAAAAGGATGACTGGCCAAGTCTCGGACGATTTGCAGAGTCTTTTGAGCGGTGATCAGTTTATCTAAACCCAACTGGGTAGCCGAGTTGTCGAGAATCCGTAAACAGACTTTTTCCCCGTAGCGACTGGGCAGGGTATTAACCCGAAAATCCACTTTCCGCCCTCGATACACCCGCCGAATTTTACCATCTTGGGGAAGACGACGTTCGGCGATATCGAGATCGGCCATGATTTTAAAACGGGCAGTGACCGCCGGGGTAATTTTTTTCGGCAGTGGATCAAAAGCTTGATGAAGAACTCCATCTTTGCGAAAGCGAATTTTCAGGAATTCTTCTTGGGGTTCGATGTGAATATCGGAAGTCCCTTCCTGTAGGGCTTTAGCTAGAATTTTATTGACGAGGTTGATGACGGGAGCTTGATTAGCTTCCCCTTCTCCGAGATCATCGGCCACTTCATCGTTAGCACTCCCGGAGGCCACATCAATATTGCCGACAATATCGGTGAGATCCGAGAGTTTTTCCAGTTCTTTTTCTTTTTGGAGTCGGGCTTTTTCCTGTTCTAGTAGTCTGTCAAGTTTGAATTGAGGGATAGAGTTTTTTTAACTTAATACGAGCATCAGCAGTAGTAAATCTCCAGTCAACTGAATTTGACTTTTCATTTCGATTTTCTTCCCATGCCTTAATTTCTTGTTTTAAACTATCCATGTCTGGGATACGACGATCGAGACATTGACGATTCAAAACGCTCAACTCAATTTCTGCCATATTTAACCAGCTGCCATGTTTGGGAGTGTAATGAAATTCGAGTTTATCTAAAATTCTCTTGGCCTCTTCCGGTTCAAAGGCTTTATATAATGAGGCTTTTACATGAGTATTTAAGTTGTCTTGAATTACTCTAATTTTCTGGGCATCGGGATAACGCTCATCAACTAAATATTTCATTTGGTGTGCATAATCGCTCGCCGTCCTTTGTTGTGTAACTTCTACATGTCGCCAACCTTGTAATGGTTCAAAAAACATAAACATATTGGCTACACCATTACGCTCATATTGATAGTCATACCTTTCTGGTTCTCTCGGTTCGGCTGGTATTTTCTCTTTTGTTTCTTTGACTAATTGTTTACAACTCTCATCAAAACACAGCCAAGGATTTTGCTGGTCATACTCACTATGATAAATATCCAAGACATCTTCCATCGCACAGACAAACTCCGCTGATTCTTTTGGGGGAATGACCCATGATTGATTCAGCCATGGTTTCAATTCATTTTTTTTAAGGTTTTTCTGATGGTTTCTCGTGATATTTTTTCCACATATTCAAGTTCGACCATTTTATCTGCCAGCATTTGAAGTGTCCATTTTGCTCGTCCCGTTGGTGTTTCACTACAAGCGATGGCAATCAGATATGCTTCCTTTTCCCCATCGATAATTTTGGCACGGCGATGTTCTTGCTTTTTTCGAGTTAATGATGATTCAATTCCTGACTCGACAAATCTTTGTCGTACTCTCTCAATGGTGGCTTGAGCAACATTTAAGGCTTCACTAATTTTCGAGTCAGTCCAACCACCTTCCTGTTGATTGATGTCTGCTAAAAGTAGTATTCTGGCATGGTTCATTTTGTAAGCTGCTATTTTTCCTTTCTTGGTTAGCTGCTCGAGTTCAGTTCTTTCGGAGTCTGTTAGATCTACAATATATTTTTTCTTCGGCATTTTTTTGTCTGAAGTTGGATAACTTCTTCCAGATTAGCTCTTTTTTTATCCCTCAAAACAAAATTGATGCTCTACTAGCTCCGATTGAGCCGAGTGGAATTTTTCCAGTAATCTTTCATAATCTTCGCTGGTAATCACCAAACGCTGTAAACCTAACTCCCTGGGGCGGAGGATACGATTGATATCGTCGGTAGCCTCTAGGTTGTCGGGATCGACCATGGCTATCAAAATCGCGGCTGGCTCTCCTTCGATCTTTCGCAGGGGGATGAGACGATAGCGACGACAAAGATCGATCGGAATCAAAGAATCGATCAATCGGGCTATTTCCAGTCCATCCAAATCGGTTAATTCGGGGTCGATCGATTCGACTCCGTAAAGAATTTTTAATTCAAATAACTGGTTTTTCTTATACTGTCGCTGTAAATCCGGGGGCAAAGGGCGCCCGGTTAGTTTTTGTAATATTTCTACTAGCGATCGTCCCGATTTCCGTGTTTCCACTAGGGCCTGTTGCATTTGCTCGGCACCGATATAGCCCGACTGCACCAACTTGTTACCAAAGGGGGAAAAGTAGTTGCGTAGGGCAACGGCACGGGTTTTCTTGGAAGAAAATGTCATAGAAGATTCTGAACCTCTCCACTACCCTTAAATGTTCCCAATTCTACTGGTAAAATTGCATTCTAGCAAAAATTTTTCTAGATCACCGATTATCTATCGGGGTCGCTCGGACCGCTGCTAACCTGTTGACTATCTAGGGTTTGCGGCAAAAAGTTTTTCGGTGGGGGTAGGAGTCTCCGAGTCTCCGAGTCAGTAGCCGGTCGTTTCAGGCTTTGTTGCCCTTGTTTTTTTTGTACCAAGCTATGTACTATAAGAAGGATAATGCCAGGTTTTTGAAAGTCCCAATCCTATTTTCGCAGCATGAACATCGGATTTTAACAGGTCAAAAGCCTTATTTTAAAAGGGTTTTACCATTATTCAGCCAACCCTATCTAGGGTCTGCTGAATAAATCTAAAAACCTTGTTGGATAGGACTTTTAGACTTTTTTACCCTCAAAAAGTGCCAGCCATTGCGGGGATCGGGGGGAAAATTCAGGGACTTTTTCTCTGAAAATTAGGTAATTGACCAGATGAAAATTGGTAAAACCCTACACCCTACACCCCACACCCCACACCCTACCCCCACGAGAAACTTTTTCAGCATACCCTATCTAAATTACTCGTTAAGATTGCAGGGGAGCGCCAGAGAAGGGCGCGCCGGAGCAGGGAGATGGGGAAGTGGGGAAGTGGGGAGTTTTTTGCTGTAAACAGTGAACAGTAAACAGCAATCAGTGAACTGAAAACTCACATCTGATAACTCACATCTGATAACTGATAACTGATAACTGATTCAAGACCGACGACCGACTCCTAGATCTAGTTACGGATATTGTCCACAAAATGTTACATTAAGGGTTAAACCTTGATTATTAGCTGGTACTTAAAGACCAAAATTAGCAGTAAATGGTCATATATTGCCAAATTCCCCACTAAAATTGTATACTATGAGTGCAGAACCAAATACCTCAGCAATTTTCGACGAAAACCAAGAATCCTTTCCTAATTCCCCTGAATCCCTTGCAACTGAATCAGAAACCAGTGTCACCGATGAAGTCAAAACGGTGACGGACCGGGCCGCCTCTAGCGAGGAATTTTCCTTTCTAGGCTCCATGACTATCGATGCTCTACAAGAGGAAATTGATACTCTCAAACAGCAGTTAGAGGAGCAAACCCAACAGGTTGATGCCTACAAGAAACGCTATATCACTCTAGCGGCCGAGTTCGACAATTTTCGCAAACGCACAGCCAAGGAAAAAGAGGAAATGGAAACAAAAATCAAGGGCAAAACCCTGATGGAAATTCTTGGCGTGGTGGATAATTTTGAGCGCGCCCGTACTCAAATTAAACCGGCTAATGATGGCGAGATGGGTATTCACAAGAGTTACCAAGGAGTCTATAAAACCTTAGTGGACAGTCTCAAGCGTTTAGGCGTTTCCCCCATGCGTCCAGAAGGTCAACCCTTTGACCCCACCTACCACGAAGCGATGATGCGGCATTACACCGATGAACATCCCGAAGGCACGGTGGTGGAGCAGTTAGTGCGAGGATACACTCTCGGAGAACAGGTTTTGCGTCATGCTTTGGTAAAAGTGGCCGCCCCCAAAGAGGCGGAGCCTAACGCCGATCAGTTAGAATCTACTTCCATTCCATCACAGGAATCCGTCTAAAATCCCGATGGGGATTAAACTGGTTTGAGGGCTAGGTATTAGCTGGTAGGGCCTGTATTCCCTCCCTATCCCCTATTCCCACTGAAAGACTTTTTCTCTCTTTACCTAGGGTTTGCGGCAAAAAGTTTTTCGTGGGGGCAGGGTGTGGGGTGTGGGGTGTGGGGTGTAGGATTTTACCCATAAGAGCCAAAGATATTATCCAACAAGGTTTTTAGATTTATTCAGCCAACCCTATTGATCTTTTAATTAAAAATGCTTCTATACCCAAGGTTTTTGCTCCTTGGTAGTCCTCTTTTTTACTATCGCCAATATGCCAAGCTTGTGCGGGGGAACAATCATGTTTTTGCAGGGCGATTTGAAAAATTTCAGGATCGGGTTTAGCGACTCCTGCATGGGAAGAAATCGTGATCGATCGAAAAAAATATTCTAAGCCTAATTCTGCCAAAACTTGGTAGATACGACTATCAAAATTAGAAATAATGCCCAACTCGATCCCCTGAATCTGCCAGAGTCTTAAAGCGGGAATGACATCCTCGTACAGCACCCAAGGCTCGGCCGTGGCAAAATGATGATAAAGTTCGCCAAAAAAAGCCTCAAAATCGGGAAATCTTTCCAGATAACCTAATTTATTAAAAACTGCCCCAGTCAGCGATCGCCACCAGCGATACTCTAACTGAGGAATTTGTGCCGGTTCAACATCAGGAAAAGCTAGGGGTGGAGAATTGGGGAAAATAGCCAAGAAAGATTGTTCTAGACTCTCTGCAGCCACCTCTACCCCAAAATCCGCCGCTATTTGGCTATAAATTGCTCCGACACTGCCTTTTACCCCAAAAAGAGTACCCACAGCATCGAGAAAAATAACTTGCGGTTTCTGCATGAGAGTTTTGTCTATAACGGTCGAACTGAGGTTTTTAGGGTCGGTCCTTTAGGTGGCCTAACACACCTAACAATTGCTCATTTTAAAGGATTATGGCCGAAATTCTCGGATCACTTGCCCAACCCTTAATACCTCTGCCACCGTCCATGCTTGGGCAAAAGCACCTCTCGGGGTAAAAGGGGCATTACCATCGAAAATTTCACTTAAACTACCGATACAGCTATCCCGAAGATGGTCGATCATCGGTGTTAAAAAACTCTCAGCCAGGATGGGATCGCGATAGACTTTTAGATGGGCTTCGATAAATGCCCCTAATAACCATCCCCAGACTGTCCCCTGATGGTAGGCACTATCTCTTTTTAAGCGATCGCCACTGTAAACGCCACGGTAATCAGGATGATCGGCATCTAGCGATCGCAAGCCGCGAGAAGTCAAAAGTTTTACAGTACAAATATCGACAATGGCCTTTTTCTGTGGGGAATTTAATAACTCCTCCACCGACAAAGACACGGCAAAAAGTTGATTCGGTCGTAAACTGGCATCATTACCCTTGTCCGTATCCAAAACATCGTAACAATACCCTAGAGAATCGTCCCAGAAGCGAGAAAACCCTTTTAAGGTCATTTCTCTCATTTTTTCGTAATCAGTAGCATCCATGCCCAAATACTGGGCAAAATGACCCATAATTTTTAGGGCATTGAACCAAAGGGCATTAATTTCTACGGGTTTGCCGATGCGGGGAGTAATCACTAGATTATCAACTTTGGCATCCATCCAAGTTAATTGTACTCCCGCTTCCCCGGCATAGATCAAACCATCGTCATCTAGGTGAATATTGTAGCGAGTACCGCGACGAAACCAAGCGATCACTTCCGTTAAAGCGGGATAAATAGTTCGGAGAAACTCAAAATCTTGGCTTTGGTTAAAATAGGAACGAAGGGCTTCAAAATACCAAAGAATAGCATCGACAGCGTTATATTCAGGGATTTCTCCCCCATCGGGCAGTAAATTGGGCAATAAACCCCAGTCTAGATAACGGGAAAAAGTTAGTAAAATCTGACGGGCGATCGCAGGTCTGCCTGTAGTCAAAGTTAATCCTCTTAGGGAGATCATCGTATCGCGACCCCAATCACCAAACCAAGGATAACCTGCGATTATCGTTTTGCCGTCCGGTTGATCCCGGAGAGGACGACTAACGATAAACTGGTCGGCAGCGAGGGTCAGTTGTTGAATCCATTGAGGCTGCTGGGGATTAATCAGACTATTCTCGTAGCGATAGCGAGACTCTAGAGAAGATTGACCGTTTAAATTCGGATCGGGACGGGTACTAGCGGCAATTGTCACCGATTCTCCCACTTTGAGAGTAGCCGAAAAACTGGCAGCATGGAGATGATTTTCCCGATCGATTAAACCACGATAACGTTCCACGGCCAAATCAAAGCGATAATACCAGATATGAGCGCAGAAAACCTGTCCTTGACTGATTAATAGATAAAAAGGTACAGCATGGTCATAGGCAATCACTCTGACTCCTTTTTCTAGGGGACTAATAGCCATTTGCCAGTTAAAACCCTGGGTATTGCCGTGAAAATCACGATAATTGACAAAAGCAGTCAGATTCAGGGTTAAAGGAGAATTGCCGCGAAGGTAGGTATAGCGAGTATAGGTGGTATTTTCTCCCTGTTCCATCCAGATACGCTTTTCTAGTAAGGCATCCCCACAGATAAAAGTCCAGACGGGAATTGTCCCTTCCAGATGAAAACTTTCGATATTAATATAGCCTTGCGGTTCGACTGTACCACCTAACCAGCGATTGCTGGCCAGATGATAAATTTTCTGGTTATATTGTACCGATTCATCGATTTTAGTCACTAGAAGCGTTCTTTTCGTCGGTGGAGCCAAAGCAGCGATCAAGAGGCCATGATAACAGCGAGTTAGCAATCCGGCCACGGTTCCCGCAGCAAAACCACCGATACCATTAGTGACTAACCATTCGCGCTTTTCAGCCACCGGAAGACAATTACAGATATCCCGACCGAAACGGAGCTTGACCATGAGCTTCCAAATTCCTAGTAATTTTGTTATAATCAAAAATTGTGTCTTTATATCTATAGAGTAACTCTATCTTAAGGAGGAAAATCGGCAGTGAGTAAACGTACTTTAGAAGGAACCACGCGCAAACAGAAGCGCACTTCCGGATTTAGAGCGAGAATGCGGAGCGTCAACGGACGTAAAGTGATTAAAGCTCGTCGGAAAAGAGGGCGCTATCGTTTAAGTGTTTAGGTTATTCTGGGAACCGACTAATTTTCGTGGGATTACCCCAAGTTCACCGCTTAAAACATCGACAGGATTTTCAAGCTGTCTATGGAAAAGGGAGGCGTTATCACGGTTCCCACTTAACCTTAATTAGTTTAGAGGATCCTAGCCAGGATAAGCCTCTTCCCAGTCGTTTTGGTATTTCGATTAGCAAGAAAGTTAGTAAAAAAGCGGTGGTTCGTAATCGACTAAAAAGGCAAATAAGAGCGGTAATTCGGCAGTTATTGCCAGAAATAGCGACAGGATGGCGAGGGATAATCATTATCCGTCCCGAGGCGATCGAGTGCAATTATGAACATTTTTTGCGAGAATTAAAGCAGTTGTTAGTGAAGGC
Encoded here:
- a CDS encoding IS630-like element ISMae29 family transposase (programmed frameshift); amino-acid sequence: MPKKKYIVDLTDSERTELEQLTKKGKIAAYKMNHARILLLADINQQEGGWTDSKISEALNVAQATIERVRQRFVESGIESSLTRKKQEHRRAKIIDGEKEAYLIAIACSETPTGRAKWTLQMLADKMVELEYVEKISRETIRKTFKKNELKPWLNQSWVIPPKESAEFVCAMEDVLDIYHSEYDQQNPWLCFDESCKQLVKETKEKIPAEPREPERYDYQYERNGVANMFMFFEPLQGWRHVEVTQQRTASDYAHQMKYLVDERYPDAQKIRVIQDNLNTHVKASLYKAFEPEEAKRILDKLEFHYTPKHGSWLNMAEIELSVLNRQCLDRRIPDMDSLKQEIKAWEENRNEKSNSVDWRFTTADARIKLKKLYPSIQT
- a CDS encoding amylo-alpha-1,6-glucosidase — protein: MVKLRFGRDICNCLPVAEKREWLVTNGIGGFAAGTVAGLLTRCYHGLLIAALAPPTKRTLLVTKIDESVQYNQKIYHLASNRWLGGTVEPQGYINIESFHLEGTIPVWTFICGDALLEKRIWMEQGENTTYTRYTYLRGNSPLTLNLTAFVNYRDFHGNTQGFNWQMAISPLEKGVRVIAYDHAVPFYLLISQGQVFCAHIWYYRFDLAVERYRGLIDRENHLHAASFSATLKVGESVTIAASTRPDPNLNGQSSLESRYRYENSLINPQQPQWIQQLTLAADQFIVSRPLRDQPDGKTIIAGYPWFGDWGRDTMISLRGLTLTTGRPAIARQILLTFSRYLDWGLLPNLLPDGGEIPEYNAVDAILWYFEALRSYFNQSQDFEFLRTIYPALTEVIAWFRRGTRYNIHLDDDGLIYAGEAGVQLTWMDAKVDNLVITPRIGKPVEINALWFNALKIMGHFAQYLGMDATDYEKMREMTLKGFSRFWDDSLGYCYDVLDTDKGNDASLRPNQLFAVSLSVEELLNSPQKKAIVDICTVKLLTSRGLRSLDADHPDYRGVYSGDRLKRDSAYHQGTVWGWLLGAFIEAHLKVYRDPILAESFLTPMIDHLRDSCIGSLSEIFDGNAPFTPRGAFAQAWTVAEVLRVGQVIREFRP
- the grpE gene encoding nucleotide exchange factor GrpE; its protein translation is MSAEPNTSAIFDENQESFPNSPESLATESETSVTDEVKTVTDRAASSEEFSFLGSMTIDALQEEIDTLKQQLEEQTQQVDAYKKRYITLAAEFDNFRKRTAKEKEEMETKIKGKTLMEILGVVDNFERARTQIKPANDGEMGIHKSYQGVYKTLVDSLKRLGVSPMRPEGQPFDPTYHEAMMRHYTDEHPEGTVVEQLVRGYTLGEQVLRHALVKVAAPKEAEPNADQLESTSIPSQESV
- the rnpA gene encoding ribonuclease P protein component, producing MGLPQVHRLKHRQDFQAVYGKGRRYHGSHLTLISLEDPSQDKPLPSRFGISISKKVSKKAVVRNRLKRQIRAVIRQLLPEIATGWRGIIIIRPEAIECNYEHFLRELKQLLVKANIIHGH
- the rpmH gene encoding 50S ribosomal protein L34, which codes for MSKRTLEGTTRKQKRTSGFRARMRSVNGRKVIKARRKRGRYRLSV
- a CDS encoding HAD-IA family hydrolase; translated protein: MQKPQVIFLDAVGTLFGVKGSVGAIYSQIAADFGVEVAAESLEQSFLAIFPNSPPLAFPDVEPAQIPQLEYRWWRSLTGAVFNKLGYLERFPDFEAFFGELYHHFATAEPWVLYEDVIPALRLWQIQGIELGIISNFDSRIYQVLAELGLEYFFRSITISSHAGVAKPDPEIFQIALQKHDCSPAQAWHIGDSKKEDYQGAKTLGIEAFLIKRSIGLAE